A segment of the Candidatus Omnitrophota bacterium genome:
AATAGGAATGATGCTTTTGGATCAGGCATCACAAATACCATTGTCATAAACGATGTAGGAAACGGCATAATCCCGCAAAGCGCCGTTGATACCAAAATCCTTAAGATAACCGATGAGCAGGCGGCAGAGTTCCAGGAAGCCGCGGAAATAGCTTGGGACCGATGGGTGCCTTATGCCGATGCCTCTGAGCGCCTCGATTTTTATGAAATCCAGGCGCTTGTCGATAGGCAGACGCTCGAAAATGGCGAGTCTATATTACTACCGATGATGCTTAAGGACCCTACAAGGCCTTATTCTATTGCCTTGATGAATATAGAATCGGACAGGCTTGTTACACCATCCGGGATGGCAGGTAATAAAGACGTAAGGTTTGGTGTAAAAATTGGAGACCGCGGCGAGCCGATAGAATACTATATCCGGAAAACCCACCCGGGCGATCTCTACTCCAGTTTCGCCGGCACCGGCGAATATATGACCTATAAAGCTAAAAACGCCCAGGGCCGGAAGAATGTTTTTCATTTATACGAGCAGAAGCGCGCCGGACAAAGCCGGGGTGTGCCATTCTTTGCCCCTGTGCTTGATTATTTTAAGGATGCTTCCGAATATTCTGAAGCGGAACGCGTAGCCGCGCGCCTGGCCGCGTGCATAGCTATTTTTGTTAAAAAGAATAACGTTAATCAATCCTTCCAGAAAAGAACTACTGCTAACAGCTCCGGCCAGCGTATAGAATCGATCGAGCCCGCGATGTTCGAATATTTGGACGATGGCGAGGAGATACAATCCTTTAATCCGAATCGTCCAAACGCGCAATTCGAACCGTTTATGGACCATCTTTTAAAAGCCATATGTTCCGCACTAAACCTTTCTTATGAGATCGTATCTAAAGATTTCAGCAAGTCAACATATTCCAGCGCCAGGGCCGGATTGTTACAAGCTTATAGATATTTTCGCATGCGACAAAATTGGCTGTCCCGCAAGCTTAATCAACCGGTATGGGAAATGGTGCTTGAGGAGGCCTTTTTAAGGGG
Coding sequences within it:
- a CDS encoding phage portal protein, whose product is MSKKETKITVIDRAANAIDRTIGFFSPERGMRRTAARISHKMMAASYKGAERSRLRGDWYTQGFSADRDLYTDRDILVQRSRDINRNDAFGSGITNTIVINDVGNGIIPQSAVDTKILKITDEQAAEFQEAAEIAWDRWVPYADASERLDFYEIQALVDRQTLENGESILLPMMLKDPTRPYSIALMNIESDRLVTPSGMAGNKDVRFGVKIGDRGEPIEYYIRKTHPGDLYSSFAGTGEYMTYKAKNAQGRKNVFHLYEQKRAGQSRGVPFFAPVLDYFKDASEYSEAERVAARLAACIAIFVKKNNVNQSFQKRTTANSSGQRIESIEPAMFEYLDDGEEIQSFNPNRPNAQFEPFMDHLLKAICSALNLSYEIVSKDFSKSTYSSARAGLLQAYRYFRMRQNWLSRKLNQPVWEMVLEEAFLRGELPAKNFYEQRSAWTRARWISPGWEWVDPLAEAKASKLAVDSGLSSLSDEAAAQGKDLDELLAQRAREERKIKALEEKYDIKIIKDDMAIQKDGHNNGGTADVKKNQ